The following proteins are encoded in a genomic region of Xenopus laevis strain J_2021 chromosome 3L, Xenopus_laevis_v10.1, whole genome shotgun sequence:
- the mex3b.L gene encoding RNA-binding protein MEX3B-like: protein MPSSLFADMERNGSGGGGETLDDQRALQIALDQLSLLGLDNDESAMYDNEPRKKSINMTECVPVPSSEHVAEIVGRQGCKIKALRAKTNTYIKTPVRGEEPVFVVTGRKEDVAMARREIISAAEHFSMIRASRNKNAAALNGGSVPAPPNLPGQTTIQVRVPYRVVGLVVGPKGATIKRIQQQTHTYIVTPSRDKEPVFEVTGMPENVDRAREEIEAHIAVRTGGLIEVTDENDFHANGTDVGFDLHGTGSLWSKPNPGMSQSSASRKAFSNYRNDSSSSLGSASTDSYFGGTRLADYSPPSPALSYTNNNNNNGNGYVYSTGSESISPDCTDLAFESGFDPAPAPPPSAIIWSQLERSSASYHNNANGILLSQRRLNGVGCTTAPRLSPPLHTCNGLSEHQLARRVRSDPGGGLSYSAYSNMGCDSSSSSSSSSSSSSSSSSSSSSSSSGMRRKGSRECSICFESEVIAALVPCGHNLFCMECANRICEKNQPQCPVCHAGVTQAIRIFS from the exons ATGCCCAGCTCGCTCTTTGCAGACATGGAGAGGAATGGGAGCGGAGGAGGAGGCGAGACCCTGGATGACCAGCGGGCCCTTCAGATTGCCCTCGACCAGCTCTCGCTGCTGGGATTGGACAATGACGAGAGCGCCATGTACGACAACGAGCCGCGGAAGAAAAGCATCAACATGACGGAATGTGTGCCGGTTCCCAGCTCGGAGCATGTGGCGGAGATCGTTGGCAGACAAG GCTGCAAGATCAAAGCTCTGCGGGCCAAGACCAACACGTACATCAAGACCCCGGTGCGCGGGGAGGAGCCAGTCTTTGTTGTGACTGGGAGGAAGGAAGATGTGGCCATGGCCCGGAGAGAGATCATCTCAGCCGCCGAGCACTTTTCCATGATCCGAGCCTCTCGCAACAAGAATGCGGCGGCGTTGAATGGGGGCTCGGTGCCCGCCCCTCCCAATCTCCCTGGGCAGACCACCATCCAAGTGCGGGTTCCTTACCGAGTGGTGGGGCTGGTGGTGGGACCTAAAGGTGCTACCATTAAGCGGATCCAGCAGCAGACCCACACATACATAGTCACTCCGAGCAGGGACAAGGAGCCTGTGTTCGAGGTGACCGGAATGCCGGAGAACGTGGACCGAGCCCGAGAGGAGATTGAGGCTCATATCGCTGTGCGCACGGGCGGACTCATTGAGGTGACGGATGAGAATGATTTTCATGCCAATGGCACTGATGTGGGCTTTGATTTGCATGGCACTGGCAGCCTGTGGAGCAAACCAAACCCGGGCATGAGCCAAAGCTCGGCCAGTCGCAAGGCTTTCTCTAACTATCGCAACGACAGCTCCAGCTCCCTGGGCAGTGCCTCCACAGACTCTTACTTTGGGGGCACTAGGCTGGCCGACTACAGCCCACCCAGCCCTGCACTCAGCTAcactaacaataacaataataacggCAATGGATATGTGTACAGCACCGGCAGCGAATCCATCTCCCCCGACTGCACTGACCTGGCCTTTGAGTCCGGATTTGACCCTGCCCCTGCCCCGCCGCCTTCTGCTATTATCTGGTCCCAGCTGGAACGCAGCAGCGCCTCCTACCATAACAATGCCAACGGGATCCTGCTCAGCCAGAGGCGGCTCAATGGAGTGGGCTGCACGACTGCCCCCAGGCTCTCACCCCCCCTGCACACATGCAATGGACTGTCCGAGCATCAGTTAGCGCGCAGGGTGCGCAGTGACCCTGGGGGTGGCTTGAGCTATTCTGCCTACAGCAACATGGGCTGCGACTCCTCGTCCTCTTCCTCATCCTCCAGCAGCAGTAGCAGCTCTTCCTCATCCAGCTCATCTTCCTCTTCATCCGGCATGAGGAGAAAGGGCAGCCGTGAATGTTCCATCTGCTTTGAGAGTGAGGTGATTGCTGCCTTGGTCCCCTGTGGGCACAACCTGTTCTGCATGGAGTGTGCCAACCGCATCTGTGAGAAGAACCAGCCCCAGTGCCCAGTGTGCCATGCAGGGGTCACCCAGGCCATCCGCATCTTCTCCTAA